The following coding sequences are from one Pseudomonas mendocina window:
- a CDS encoding acetyl-CoA C-acetyltransferase, protein MQDVVIVAATRTAIGSFQGSLADIPAPELGAIVIKRLLEQTGIDGALVDEVILGQVLTAGSGQNPARQAVIRAGLPHAVPAMTLNKVCGSGLKALHLAAQAIRCGDAEVIIAGGMENMSLSPYVLPKARTGLRMGHAQMLDSMIVDGLWDAFNDYHMGITAENLVEKYGISREAQDAFAAASQQKAVAAIEAGRFDAEITPVLIPQRKGDPVAFARDEQPRAGTTAESLAKLKPAFKKDGSVTAGNASSLNDGAAAVLLMSAAKAQALGLPVLAKIAGYANAGVDPAIMGIGPVSATRRCLEKAGWSLADLDLIEANEAFAAQALSVGQELGWDADKVNVNGGAIALGHPIGASGCRVLVSLLHEMIRRDAKKGLATLCIGGGQGVALAIERE, encoded by the coding sequence ATGCAAGACGTCGTCATCGTTGCCGCCACCCGCACCGCCATCGGCAGCTTCCAGGGCAGCCTGGCCGACATCCCCGCGCCGGAACTCGGCGCCATCGTCATCAAGCGCCTGCTGGAACAGACCGGTATCGACGGCGCCCTGGTCGATGAAGTGATCCTCGGCCAGGTGCTTACCGCAGGCAGTGGTCAGAACCCCGCACGCCAGGCCGTGATCCGCGCCGGCCTGCCGCATGCCGTACCGGCCATGACCCTGAACAAGGTCTGCGGCTCGGGCCTCAAGGCTCTGCACCTGGCTGCCCAGGCCATCCGCTGCGGCGATGCCGAGGTGATCATCGCTGGCGGCATGGAGAACATGAGCCTGTCGCCCTACGTGCTGCCCAAGGCACGCACCGGCCTGCGCATGGGCCATGCTCAGATGCTCGACAGCATGATCGTCGACGGCCTGTGGGATGCCTTCAACGACTACCACATGGGCATCACCGCCGAGAACCTAGTGGAAAAGTATGGGATTTCCCGCGAAGCCCAGGACGCCTTCGCCGCCGCCTCGCAGCAAAAGGCCGTGGCCGCCATCGAGGCCGGTCGTTTCGATGCCGAGATCACCCCGGTGCTGATCCCGCAGCGCAAGGGCGATCCCGTCGCCTTCGCCCGTGACGAGCAACCGCGTGCCGGCACCACCGCCGAATCCCTGGCCAAACTGAAGCCGGCGTTCAAGAAGGACGGCAGCGTCACCGCCGGCAACGCTTCCAGCCTCAACGACGGCGCCGCTGCCGTGCTGCTGATGAGCGCAGCCAAGGCCCAGGCGCTGGGCCTGCCGGTGCTGGCGAAGATCGCCGGTTACGCCAATGCCGGCGTCGACCCGGCGATCATGGGCATCGGCCCGGTCTCGGCCACCCGCCGCTGTCTGGAGAAAGCCGGCTGGAGCCTGGCCGATCTGGATCTGATCGAAGCCAACGAGGCTTTCGCCGCTCAAGCGCTGTCGGTCGGCCAGGAACTGGGCTGGGACGCCGACAAGGTCAACGTCAACGGCGGCGCCATCGCCCTCGGCCACCCCATCGGTGCCTCGGGCTGCCGCGTGCTGGTCAGCCTGCTGCACGAGATGATTCGTCGTGATGCCAAGAAGGGCCTGGCCACCCTGTGCATCGGCGGCGGCCAGGGCGTCGCGCTGGCCATCGAGCGCGAGTAA
- a CDS encoding adenosine deaminase, translating into MPEWLNALPKAELHLHLEGSLEPELLFALAERNQIALPWADVETLRAAYAFNNLQEFLDLYYAGANVLHSEQDFYDLTWAYLQRCKAQNVIHVEPFFDPQTHTDRGIPFEVVLRGIQQALVDGEKQLGISHGLILSFLRHLPEEEAFKTLEQAMPFRDAFIGVGLDSSEKGFPPRLFEHVFAKARSEGLHAVAHAGEEGPPEYIWEALDLLKIKRIDHGVRAIEDERLMQRIIDEQIPLTVCPLSNIRLCVFEHMGQHNILEMLERGVKVTVNSDDPAYFGGYVGENFAALHEHLGMTEAQAKRLAQNSLDARLA; encoded by the coding sequence ATGCCCGAATGGCTCAACGCCCTGCCCAAGGCTGAACTGCACCTACACCTGGAGGGCTCCCTGGAGCCCGAATTGCTGTTTGCCCTGGCCGAACGCAACCAGATCGCCCTGCCCTGGGCCGATGTCGAAACCCTGCGCGCCGCCTACGCCTTCAACAATCTGCAGGAATTTCTCGACCTGTATTACGCCGGCGCCAACGTGCTGCACAGCGAGCAGGACTTCTATGACCTGACCTGGGCTTACCTGCAACGCTGCAAGGCGCAGAACGTCATTCATGTCGAGCCCTTCTTCGACCCGCAGACCCATACCGACCGCGGCATTCCCTTCGAGGTGGTGCTGCGCGGCATCCAGCAGGCGCTGGTCGATGGCGAGAAGCAACTGGGCATCAGCCATGGGCTGATCCTCAGTTTCCTGCGTCACCTGCCCGAGGAAGAAGCGTTCAAGACCCTGGAGCAGGCCATGCCGTTCCGCGATGCCTTCATCGGCGTCGGTCTCGACAGTTCGGAGAAAGGCTTTCCGCCACGGCTGTTCGAGCACGTGTTCGCCAAGGCGCGCAGCGAAGGCTTGCATGCGGTCGCCCATGCTGGTGAGGAAGGCCCGCCCGAGTACATCTGGGAGGCGCTGGATCTGCTCAAGATCAAGCGCATCGACCATGGCGTACGCGCCATCGAGGACGAGCGGCTGATGCAACGCATCATCGACGAGCAGATTCCGCTGACCGTCTGTCCGCTGTCCAACATCAGGCTCTGCGTGTTCGAGCACATGGGTCAGCACAACATCCTCGAGATGCTCGAGCGTGGTGTGAAGGTGACGGTGAACTCGGACGATCCGGCCTATTTCGGCGGCTACGTCGGCGAGAACTTCGCCGCCCTGCACGAGCACCTCGGCATGACCGAAGCACAGGCCAAGCGCCTGGCGCAGAACAGCCTCGACGCGCGCCTGGCCTGA
- a CDS encoding cytochrome b/b6 domain-containing protein, which yields MSAATVRLWDPVVRLFHWSLAGAFLANYFFTEEGESWHRWFGYYAVAWLVVRLLWGFVGTPAARWADFWPSRARLSEHLRALISGQPYHRLGHSPLGALVMILMMLLMLGLGVTGFLMEEVDYFWGADLPLEIHELCANGLMALVGLHIAAALVESYRLRENLPLSMVTGKRRKLQEH from the coding sequence ATGAGCGCCGCGACCGTGCGTCTGTGGGATCCAGTGGTGCGCCTGTTCCACTGGTCCCTGGCCGGCGCTTTTCTGGCCAATTACTTCTTCACCGAAGAAGGTGAGAGCTGGCACCGCTGGTTCGGTTACTACGCCGTGGCCTGGCTGGTGGTTCGCCTGCTGTGGGGTTTCGTCGGTACGCCGGCGGCGCGCTGGGCGGATTTCTGGCCGAGCCGTGCCCGTTTGAGCGAACACCTGCGCGCGCTGATTTCCGGGCAGCCGTATCACCGCCTGGGGCATTCGCCGTTGGGCGCATTGGTGATGATCCTGATGATGCTGCTGATGCTTGGCCTGGGGGTGACCGGCTTTCTGATGGAGGAGGTCGATTATTTCTGGGGCGCGGATTTACCGCTGGAGATCCACGAACTCTGTGCCAACGGCTTGATGGCGCTGGTCGGCCTGCATATCGCCGCGGCCTTGGTCGAGAGCTATCGGCTGCGCGAGAACCTGCCGCTGTCGATGGTGACTGGCAAGCGGCGCAAGTTGCAGGAGCACTGA
- a CDS encoding PepSY domain-containing protein has protein sequence MRKLLLLSLVLASPLTFAATQCTTADKSQWQDQDKFQADLKAQGYEIKKFKVTGGNCYEIYGFNKEGKKVEIYFDPVSGDAVKSNVES, from the coding sequence ATGCGCAAACTGCTTCTGCTGTCCCTGGTTCTGGCTAGCCCGCTGACCTTTGCAGCCACCCAATGCACCACCGCCGACAAGTCGCAGTGGCAGGATCAGGACAAGTTCCAGGCCGATCTCAAGGCTCAGGGCTACGAGATCAAGAAGTTCAAGGTCACCGGTGGCAACTGCTACGAAATCTACGGTTTCAACAAGGAAGGCAAGAAGGTCGAGATCTACTTCGACCCGGTCAGTGGTGATGCCGTCAAGAGCAACGTGGAAAGCTGA
- a CDS encoding TonB-dependent copper receptor, which yields MSVSFVSGAASVRSRFPLSALAVACGLCSMTALQAAEEHVHELPPSVITAIQQSSPLTVVADPKDARQPVPASDAADYLKTIPGFSAIRSGGSNSDPVLRGLFGSRLLLLTDGGQMIGACPGRMDAPSSYISPETYDLLTVTKGPQTVIWGPGASAGVVRFEREPERFGELGARLHASVLAGSNGRFDQVLDGAVGSEQGYLRVMGNRSHSDDYDNGDGDTIASRWDKWNGDVALGWTPDADTLIELSAGRGDGEARYGGRGMDGTQFKRESLGLRIERSNLGGVLDKVEAKVYYNYADHIMDNFRLRVPDPTSMMAGPMAAQVDRRTLGARLAATWKWDDVELITGIDAQRSEHRQRSSSGGMMGMPYVDADRFPWDKDALMHNYGVFAEATWSLAERDRLISGARLDRASAKDSRQNFTNMMGMSTPNPTAGETRAETLPSGFVRYEHDLSGSPTTVYAGIGHVQRFPDYWELFSAGLNGPAGADNAFDGIEPEKTTQLDIGIQYQDDKLQAWASAYAGQIRDYILFDYRGMSTQADNVDARIMGGELGVAYVLDSNWKADATLAYAWGKNSSDGEALPQMPPLEARLGLTYQRDDWSVGALWRVVDGQGRIAEGRGNVVGQDFGDSAGFGVLSLNSAYRLSQQVKLSAGVDNLLDKNYAEHLNLAGDAGFGFPAETRIDEPGRTFWAKVDFDF from the coding sequence GCTGAGGAGCATGTGCACGAACTGCCGCCCAGCGTGATCACGGCGATCCAGCAAAGCTCGCCGCTGACCGTGGTGGCCGATCCCAAGGATGCGCGCCAGCCTGTGCCGGCCAGTGATGCAGCCGACTACCTCAAGACCATTCCCGGTTTTTCCGCGATCCGCAGCGGCGGCAGCAACAGCGATCCGGTGCTGCGTGGCCTGTTCGGCTCGCGCTTGCTACTGCTCACCGATGGTGGGCAGATGATCGGCGCCTGCCCGGGGCGGATGGACGCGCCCAGTTCCTACATCTCCCCGGAAACCTATGACCTGCTGACCGTGACCAAGGGCCCGCAGACGGTGATCTGGGGACCAGGCGCTTCGGCGGGCGTGGTGCGTTTCGAGCGTGAGCCGGAACGTTTCGGCGAGCTGGGCGCGCGCCTGCATGCCAGCGTGCTGGCGGGTTCCAATGGCCGTTTCGATCAGGTACTGGATGGTGCCGTCGGCAGCGAGCAGGGTTACCTGCGGGTCATGGGCAACCGCTCGCACTCGGACGATTACGACAACGGTGACGGCGACACCATCGCCTCGCGCTGGGACAAGTGGAACGGCGACGTGGCCCTGGGCTGGACGCCGGATGCCGATACCCTGATCGAACTCAGCGCCGGCCGTGGCGATGGCGAAGCGCGCTACGGCGGCCGTGGCATGGATGGCACCCAGTTCAAGCGCGAAAGCCTCGGCCTGCGCATCGAGCGCAGTAACCTCGGCGGCGTGCTGGATAAGGTCGAGGCCAAGGTCTACTACAACTACGCCGACCACATCATGGACAACTTCCGCCTGCGCGTGCCCGATCCGACCAGCATGATGGCCGGGCCGATGGCGGCGCAGGTCGACCGTCGCACCCTCGGTGCACGCCTGGCCGCGACCTGGAAGTGGGATGACGTCGAGCTGATCACCGGCATCGATGCGCAGCGCAGCGAACACCGCCAGCGCAGTTCCAGCGGCGGCATGATGGGCATGCCCTATGTCGACGCTGATCGCTTCCCCTGGGACAAGGACGCGCTGATGCATAACTACGGTGTGTTCGCCGAAGCCACCTGGAGCCTGGCCGAGCGTGATCGGCTGATTTCCGGCGCACGCCTGGATCGCGCCTCGGCCAAGGACTCCCGGCAGAACTTCACTAACATGATGGGCATGTCGACGCCCAACCCGACGGCGGGCGAGACTCGTGCCGAGACCCTGCCCAGTGGTTTCGTGCGCTACGAGCACGATCTGTCCGGCTCGCCGACCACCGTCTATGCCGGCATCGGCCATGTGCAGCGCTTCCCGGATTACTGGGAGCTGTTCTCCGCCGGCCTCAACGGCCCGGCTGGTGCGGACAACGCCTTCGACGGCATCGAGCCAGAGAAGACCACCCAGCTCGATATCGGCATCCAGTATCAGGACGACAAGCTGCAGGCCTGGGCCTCGGCCTATGCCGGGCAGATCCGCGACTACATCCTGTTCGACTATCGTGGTATGAGCACGCAGGCCGACAACGTCGACGCGCGCATCATGGGCGGCGAGCTGGGCGTGGCTTACGTCCTCGATTCCAACTGGAAGGCCGACGCGACGCTGGCCTACGCCTGGGGCAAGAACAGCAGCGATGGCGAGGCATTGCCGCAGATGCCGCCGCTGGAAGCGCGCCTGGGGCTGACCTACCAGCGCGACGACTGGAGCGTCGGCGCCTTGTGGCGTGTGGTCGACGGCCAGGGTCGTATCGCCGAAGGGCGCGGCAACGTCGTCGGGCAGGACTTCGGCGATAGCGCCGGCTTCGGCGTGCTTTCGCTCAATAGCGCCTACCGCCTCAGCCAGCAGGTCAAGCTCAGCGCCGGTGTGGATAACCTGCTCGACAAGAACTACGCCGAGCACCTCAACCTTGCCGGCGACGCCGGTTTCGGCTTCCCGGCCGAGACCCGCATCGACGAGCCGGGGCGTACCTTCTGGGCCAAGGTCGATTTCGACTTCTAA